In Rubrivirga marina, the following are encoded in one genomic region:
- a CDS encoding 3-hydroxyacyl-CoA dehydrogenase/enoyl-CoA hydratase family protein: METPTLTSNGTDAGTAETPFWAHKPFKTAAVLGAGVMGSQIAAHLANAGLDVLLLDVTPESIGREGKKNDLVEGAFKDATRMKPDPFMSEDAQSRIALGNFDDDFDKIAEADWVIEVVVERMGIKQQVMERIEAAASDTAVISTNTSGLPIGQIAEGRSDAFKRRFLGTHFFNPPRYLKLFEVIPTEDTDPEVMARVSSFARVHLGKGIVVAKDTPNFIGNRIGTYAMLGAVEQFETGDFSIEEIDALTGTLIGHAKSATFRTADVVGLDTLRHVTANLYEAIPEDESRERFQVPNVLQRLVDLKRLGAKSKEGFYKKEGKTIKSLNPETMEYEDPAELGFDVSPFKKAGDLPERLKALWADDGKAGQFFRSTTLDLIGYTARRTPEISDSPSNIDRALQWGFGWEMGPYQIWDTLGIDAVRDALQEDGIEVPDWVADVPAEGFYRDTEAGIPEVWTPASGDYQADPRPADEWGLTYLKEDENNTLWQNDEAALLDVGDGVALFEFRSKSNSLGQEVISGLMEAIAKVEDDRDLRGMIIGNEGNNFSVGANLGEVVMAMAMGEVSDLEPFIESFQRAVLRIRYAEKPVVVTTHQRVLGGGCEMTIACPHPVLAAETYMGLVELGVGLIPGGAGTTMMTAKAAELAGSDYVNEIQSVLRQHFEQIAMAKVAESAQQAREMNFVGDDAIIVMNDARRFHVAKQEVVRLSEQGYLPPPVRTNVHVLGAPGRAQFDAALHQFREGDYVSDYDKYLGQRLAWVMTGGDLTQPAFVHEDYLLELEREVFLSLLGEEKTQARIQSILTTNKPLRN, from the coding sequence ATGGAAACCCCGACCCTCACCTCCAACGGCACCGACGCTGGCACGGCCGAGACGCCGTTCTGGGCCCACAAGCCGTTCAAGACCGCCGCCGTCCTCGGTGCCGGCGTCATGGGCAGCCAGATCGCCGCCCACCTCGCGAACGCCGGCCTCGACGTGCTCCTCCTCGACGTCACGCCCGAGTCGATCGGCCGCGAGGGGAAGAAGAACGACCTCGTCGAGGGCGCCTTCAAGGACGCGACCCGGATGAAGCCGGACCCGTTCATGTCGGAAGACGCCCAGAGCCGGATCGCGCTCGGCAACTTCGACGACGACTTCGACAAGATCGCCGAGGCCGACTGGGTCATCGAGGTCGTGGTCGAGCGGATGGGCATCAAGCAGCAGGTGATGGAGCGGATCGAGGCGGCCGCCAGCGACACGGCGGTGATCTCGACCAACACGTCGGGCCTGCCGATCGGTCAGATCGCCGAGGGCCGCTCGGACGCGTTCAAGCGGCGCTTCCTCGGGACCCACTTTTTCAACCCGCCGCGCTACCTCAAGCTGTTCGAGGTCATCCCGACCGAGGACACCGATCCGGAGGTGATGGCGCGCGTGTCGTCGTTCGCCCGCGTCCACCTTGGCAAGGGGATCGTGGTGGCCAAGGACACGCCGAACTTTATCGGCAACCGGATCGGGACGTACGCCATGCTCGGCGCCGTCGAGCAGTTCGAGACCGGCGACTTCTCGATCGAGGAGATCGACGCGCTCACGGGCACGCTCATCGGGCACGCCAAGAGCGCCACGTTCCGCACGGCCGACGTGGTCGGCCTCGACACGCTCCGCCACGTCACGGCCAACCTCTACGAGGCGATTCCGGAGGACGAGTCCCGCGAGCGGTTCCAGGTCCCGAACGTCCTCCAGCGGCTCGTGGACCTGAAGCGGCTCGGCGCCAAGTCGAAGGAGGGCTTCTACAAGAAGGAGGGGAAGACGATCAAGTCGCTCAACCCCGAGACGATGGAGTACGAGGACCCTGCGGAGCTCGGGTTCGACGTGTCGCCGTTCAAGAAGGCCGGCGACCTGCCGGAGCGTCTGAAGGCGCTCTGGGCCGACGACGGGAAGGCCGGCCAGTTCTTCCGGTCGACCACGCTCGACCTCATCGGCTACACGGCCCGCCGGACGCCCGAGATCTCGGACTCGCCCTCGAACATCGACCGCGCGCTCCAGTGGGGCTTCGGCTGGGAGATGGGGCCGTACCAGATCTGGGACACGCTCGGCATCGACGCTGTCCGCGACGCCCTCCAGGAGGACGGCATCGAGGTGCCCGACTGGGTCGCCGACGTGCCTGCCGAGGGGTTCTACCGCGACACCGAGGCCGGCATTCCCGAGGTCTGGACGCCCGCTTCAGGCGACTACCAGGCCGACCCGCGCCCGGCGGACGAGTGGGGGCTGACCTACCTCAAGGAGGACGAGAACAACACGCTCTGGCAGAACGACGAGGCCGCGCTCCTCGACGTGGGCGATGGCGTCGCTCTCTTCGAGTTCCGGTCCAAGTCGAACAGCCTCGGCCAGGAGGTGATCTCCGGGCTCATGGAGGCGATCGCCAAGGTGGAGGACGACCGCGACCTCCGCGGCATGATCATCGGCAACGAGGGGAACAACTTCTCCGTCGGCGCCAACCTCGGCGAGGTCGTGATGGCCATGGCGATGGGGGAGGTGAGTGACCTCGAGCCCTTTATCGAGAGCTTCCAGCGGGCCGTCCTCCGGATCCGCTACGCCGAGAAGCCGGTCGTGGTCACGACGCACCAGCGCGTGCTCGGCGGCGGCTGCGAGATGACGATCGCCTGCCCGCACCCCGTCCTGGCGGCCGAGACGTACATGGGTCTCGTCGAGCTCGGCGTGGGCCTCATCCCAGGCGGCGCCGGCACGACGATGATGACGGCCAAGGCCGCTGAGCTCGCCGGCTCCGACTACGTCAACGAGATCCAGTCGGTCCTGCGCCAGCACTTCGAGCAGATCGCGATGGCGAAGGTCGCCGAGAGTGCTCAGCAGGCCCGCGAGATGAACTTCGTCGGCGACGACGCCATCATCGTGATGAACGACGCGCGGCGGTTCCACGTGGCCAAGCAGGAGGTCGTCCGGCTCAGCGAGCAGGGCTACCTCCCGCCGCCGGTGCGGACGAACGTCCACGTGCTCGGCGCGCCGGGCCGGGCCCAGTTCGACGCCGCGCTCCACCAGTTCCGCGAGGGCGACTACGTCTCGGACTACGACAAGTACCTCGGCCAGCGGCTCGCCTGGGTCATGACCGGCGGTGACCTCACGCAGCCGGCCTTCGTCCACGAGGACTACCTCCTCGAGCTCGAGCGCGAGGTGTTCCTCTCGCTCCTCGGCGAGGAGAAGACGCAGGCCCGCATCCAGAGCATCCTCACGACCAACAAGCCGCTCCGCAACTAA
- a CDS encoding acyl-CoA dehydrogenase family protein, with amino-acid sequence MDPTVSTPGASGDGTSAPAAAPAASPEALAALSASGVDLDRLAAAFGQMDEAAVAASLKGLERAAAGPAAYEPPAPDGDFFDIDGLISEAQRAKMAELRRFMEEGVEPVINEAWLGDRTPLDVLVPGFQKLDLLTAIYGEDLETREPNGSVMEGLLTMEIARVDVSTATFFGVHSGLAMQSVLVCGSDEQKAEWLPKMRAWDVIGAFGLTEPEVGSAIAGGVTTTARREGDEWVLNGQKKWIGNATFADVVVIWARDEADGQVKGFLVQPQCHEGYSVEKIRGKIALRAVENGLITLSDCRVPDSDRLQKADSFADVAEVLKLTRAGVAWQAVGCAMGAYERSQRYATTRLQFGRPIAQFQLIQDKLVHMLGNVTALQTMCLRLSQLQDAGRMTDAQASLAKVYTAARCRDVVALARDLHGGNGILIDNHVARAFADTEAIYSYEGTNEINSLIVGRHVTGLGAFV; translated from the coding sequence CGCCTCGGGGGACGGCACCTCGGCCCCGGCCGCCGCGCCCGCCGCCTCCCCGGAAGCGCTTGCGGCCCTCTCCGCCTCGGGCGTCGACCTCGACCGGCTGGCGGCCGCGTTTGGCCAGATGGACGAGGCGGCCGTCGCGGCCTCGCTCAAGGGCCTCGAACGCGCGGCAGCCGGCCCCGCCGCCTACGAGCCGCCCGCACCCGACGGCGACTTTTTCGACATCGACGGCTTGATCTCAGAGGCGCAGCGGGCCAAGATGGCCGAGCTCCGCCGGTTCATGGAGGAGGGGGTCGAGCCCGTCATCAACGAGGCGTGGTTGGGCGACCGGACGCCGCTCGACGTGCTCGTCCCGGGCTTTCAGAAGCTCGACCTCCTGACCGCGATCTACGGCGAGGACCTCGAGACGCGCGAGCCCAACGGCTCCGTGATGGAGGGGCTCCTCACGATGGAGATCGCGCGCGTCGACGTGAGCACGGCGACGTTCTTCGGCGTCCACTCCGGCCTCGCGATGCAGTCGGTCCTCGTCTGCGGCAGCGACGAGCAGAAGGCCGAGTGGCTGCCCAAGATGCGCGCGTGGGACGTGATCGGCGCCTTCGGCCTGACCGAGCCCGAGGTGGGCAGCGCCATCGCCGGGGGCGTCACGACGACGGCCCGGCGGGAGGGCGACGAGTGGGTCCTGAACGGCCAGAAAAAGTGGATCGGCAACGCGACGTTCGCCGACGTCGTCGTGATCTGGGCGCGCGACGAGGCCGACGGCCAGGTCAAGGGCTTCCTCGTCCAGCCCCAGTGCCACGAGGGCTACTCCGTCGAGAAGATCCGCGGCAAGATCGCGCTCCGGGCCGTCGAGAACGGCCTCATCACGCTGAGCGACTGCCGCGTCCCCGACTCCGACCGGCTCCAGAAGGCCGACTCGTTCGCCGATGTCGCCGAGGTCCTCAAGCTGACGCGGGCGGGCGTGGCGTGGCAGGCCGTTGGCTGCGCGATGGGGGCCTACGAGCGGAGCCAGCGCTACGCCACGACGCGCCTCCAGTTCGGCCGGCCGATCGCCCAGTTCCAGCTCATCCAGGACAAGCTGGTCCACATGCTCGGCAACGTGACGGCGCTCCAGACCATGTGCCTCCGGCTGAGCCAGCTCCAAGACGCCGGCCGGATGACCGACGCGCAGGCGTCGCTCGCCAAGGTCTACACCGCCGCCCGCTGCCGCGACGTCGTGGCGCTCGCCCGCGACCTCCACGGGGGCAATGGCATCCTCATCGACAACCACGTCGCCCGCGCCTTCGCCGACACGGAGGCCATCTACTCCTACGAGGGCACGAACGAGATCAACTCCCTCATCGTCGGCCGCCACGTCACCGGCCTCGGCGCCTTCGTCTAG